In the genome of Populus trichocarpa isolate Nisqually-1 chromosome 10, P.trichocarpa_v4.1, whole genome shotgun sequence, the window AAGgggaaaacacaatttttttttttaaaaaaaacactttatctTAAAAATAGGCTATGTTTCCATATTTTACAGTCTACTAActacataaaattataaataatataaaataattgaataacgTGATAGAAACCTAGTTTATAAAATGCCCCACCTATTTTCTTCCTGGTAATTAATTGTTCCTCTTAATTCTCCAAGCTTCTTTAAAAATCGCAATAAAACAAGTTAGGGTTGAATTTTACACCAAATGCCTCACTGAATCGTGTGTACCTTCCCCTCCTCCCCAAAGGATCTCAAGTTGGAGTCCTATTAACGAATAAAAAAACGTCAAAgtcaatttctttaaaaaattaatcgataaaaaaaaaaaaaaccatctaaaGATAAAGAGGGCTGGGCTCCCTTTGGTACTGGGCAGGTAGGCAAATAAAAGGTTCAGGGAGCCCAAGAAAGAACAATACCAAGCCCAATAAAAGGCCCACAATATTGAATAAAAGCCCAActctattttctttcatttcctaCCAATTCCACAACCCGGCCAAACTGAAACtgcaaaaccctaaaaacctcCATAATAGCAGATCATGTTTCAACTCAGGCACAGACGGTTGCTACAATTTTCATCAACCTTGCGTCCAGCAAGAAAGTAATATTGAACTGCATGCATAAAGATATTgcctttttccttgttttaccaaaaaccctaaaagcaTCTCTCCTCCAAGTAGTCTGCTGCTTCTGAAAGTGCACTATAACATTCACAGGTATCAACACTAACCCTAGAAACAGTTTCTTCGTTAACTTGTCTGTGCACTGGCTTGTTTTATACCTGTTTACTCTAGCTTGGTTTTGTGTAATGGCGTGTTACAAGTTGCGCACATAAAGTTTATTTCCTGGGCTAGTATTGATATCTCTGTTTAACTTTTGATGTacccttttgtttgttttttgagaaaatttgaAACGGTAATCCAATTAGTTGTGTTTAGCTCATctgggttttatttttctagcttttATTCTGTGGTTTTTCTTGCTTTCACGTTCCAAAGTTTGTAAATGTAACGTTTAATATGGATTTTTTTGGCATTAATTAACTTGAAAGTTATGGGTTTGCGTATTCAATGTATGTTTGCTTGATGTTGAATTCATGCAATTCTCTGGATGATATTTTTTGGCTATTTATGCAGTATACGTATTCTGTGAATAATGAGTGGTTAATTGGTAGCTATCTTGATTCTGCAGGTTTGGAACATAAAATTTAAGTGGACAGATGGGTGCGAAACAAGAAAATGGTGACCCTGAGGATATTTTGCCTCCTCCTGAACAAGTAATTCGTTTCTTTGATTTACAGTAAAATAACCATGCTTCAATTGTTGAAATGGTTGGCTTTAATGCAATCGCTTAGCTTTTTTGTAACCTGTTGATTGTTATAGCTGTTATTTGCTTATATGTTTGTTTAAGACTATAGGAACTGATCGTGGTCAGTTTCTGTTTGCAGGAATTATCTCACGAGTTGGATATGAAAGTAAAGAAGTATCTTAGAGGAGAAGGAGCTGATTTGGAGGTCAGAAATTGGTGTTCAACATTTCCAGTCGaagaaccttttcttttccgagggttttttttttattgcattttgattttgattctcCCTATCTACAggttttaaaagacaaaaagctCAAGGGTCAACTTTATGATAGAGAAAATTTATATGGAAAATCTGCAAAAGCTGCAGCCAAGACTGAAAAGGTGGATAATTACTCTCCTTTTCTTCACTTCTCtagttctaaaaaattaattggtcaAATTTCTTTTACGAGTTACATGTTAATAGGGTATATCTTTGCTCCTTCAAATGCTTTATTTGTGGTTCGAGATACTAATTTCTTGTTGTTCCATGTCTACTGGATTTTGTATGCCATTCCTTCCACTGTTCTCTGGCAGAAAATACACtgcatttctatttttatatttgagtaCTTCATAATATGTGATCTTTTAATCAGTGGCTTTTGCCAAGTGAGGGAGGCTATCTCGAGGCTGAGGGTATAGAGAAGACATGGAGGATCAAACAGGACACAATCGGCCGTGAAGTTGATATCTCAAGCGCAAAGAATCAATATGATATAGTCTTGCCAGGTTCATGTCTGCTATGTGATTTCTTTCTAATGGTTGGTTTACAATCAAAAATTGTTTTAGCCAGGAATGTTTATGAAGGCAACTTCATTGCAACTTTCCCAGCTCACTTGGTGAATAACTTAGCAATGCATGTCATATGCATTTGAATCCATCATTTCACATGTCAATTTGGATTACATAAAAGAACAAGCAGAGAGAAGAAATGCTGGAAATCATAGTGCGACTTTTCTGAATATCTTTCGGGAAAACGTTGCATATTTTCTTATCCATGCTGTGCTAGGTCTTTCTTGCAAACTCTAATTAATCCTGAAACTATCGTTATTCCAAGAGCACAAAATTCTGTTTGTAAAATTCTTGAGCCATATTTCCTCTTAATtaagtttgctttttttttctttaagaaaaaaaatccaaaccttTTTCTTTGACTGTCAGTTATGTAACATTCTTGCCTGGAATTAAACTGTgcagattttgaaaaaaaaatccaatcctcTTAACATTCTTGACTGTCAGGTTAATGTCGTGAAAAAAAACTTCTGaaacttccttttattttcactgAAATGTGCAGATTTTGGTCCATACACTCTGGATTTTACTTCAAGTGGTCGATACATGGCAGCTGCTGGTCGCAAGGGGCACTTGGCTGTTGTTGACATGAAGAATATGAGCTTAATTAAAGAGATGCAGGTGTGTCCTGGTGTTGCCAAGCTTAATGAGATGCAACTGGGTTCTAGATGAGACCTATTATATAAAGGATATTTAGGCCTTGAATGGATATTTATATGCCACCGTTATTTGATATGTTTTACTGGTATTTTTCTTTACCAGGCCATTTAGGCCTTGACCGGAAATTAGATGGTgtgctaattaattttattatttcaggtTAGAGAAACAGTGCGTGATGTTGTGTTTTTGCACAATGAGCTGTTCTTTGCTGCTGCCCAGAAAAAGTATGGCTTTTTTcccagaaaaaaacaaaaaaaaaacatgtataatttATAACTACTTGCCCAAACAAGACTgaacattttaatatactttataTGTAGCTAATAATTTCGAGTTATGATAGGTACCCATACATTTATAACAGAGATGGTGTCGAACTTCATTGTTTAAAGGTCAGTGGATTGtcttttgatgaattttatatatctttaagCTGCAGAGATATCATTTCTTGTGTCTAAATGAACTggtatgatttttcttttcattacaaAGCAAATGGGCTTACTGTCTGTCAATCAGTCCTTGAACTCAATTTATTTTGCTTGCATTGACTGTCTTTGCACCATCACAAGATTGGTCACACCATCCTGCATGGCAGTACACTTCCTTTGAATATCAGGGTTCACCATACTGCACTGCTAtgtacttgattttttatgcaaatttcaagtttaattctTTGTTGCACTCCACAATTCCAATTGTTTATATAAATGCATAAGTATGCGATTAAGTTACATTATTTACAGGAACATGGTGCAGTGACAAGGCTTCAGTTTCTGAAAAACCACTTTCTCTTGGCGTCAATAAACAAATTTGGGCAGCTGCGATACCAAGATGTTACAATGGGTGAGATGATAAGCAATTTCCGGACAGGTTTAGGCCGTACTGATGTGATGCAGGCCAATCCTTTCAATGGGGTTGTTGCTTTGGGTCATTCAGGTGGTACAGTAAGCATGTGGAAGCCCACTAGTGCGGTTCCCCTTGTCAAGATGCTGTGTCATCCTGGGCCTATCACAGCAATGGCATTTCATCCTGATGGCCATCTCATGGCCACGTCtggcaaggaaaagaaaattaagatttgGGACGTGAGGAAATTTGAGGTTCTCCAAACTATAAGAGGCCATGCAAAAACCTTGGACTTCAGTCAAAAAGGTTTACTAGCTGCTGGAACTGGATCGTTTGTTCAGGTTTTTGGAGATTTCTCTGGATCACGGAATTACAGCAGACATATGGGTCATTCTATTGTGAAAGGTTATCAGATAGGGAAAGTTGCATTTCGACCATACGAAGATGTTCTAGGCATAGGGCACTCCACGGGATGGTCTTCAATTCTTATCCCAGGTTCAGGGGAACCCAACTTTGACACATGGTTAGCAAACCCATTTGAAACTACTAAACAACGAAGAGAGAAGGAAATTCACTCTCTTCTCGACAAGCTCCCCCCCGAGACAATTATGCTGGACCCTTCAAAGATTGGTACAGTGAAGTCagcaaagaagaaagagaaaccAACAAAGAAGGAGATGGAGGCGGATATGGAAGCTGCTGTTGAAGCAGCCAAGGGAACTGCcattaagaacaaaacaaagGGGAAGAATAAGCCAAGTAAAATAGCAGTAAAGAAAAAGGAGATTGTTGTAAGGGCCAAGAAACCTTTCTTGGACCAACAAATGAAAGAGGAAGAAAACGTGGCTAAAAAGAAGCAGAAAATCAGCGAGGAAATTTCGTTACCTACGGCTTTGCAAAGATTTGCCCGTAAGAAAGCAACGGCATAATTGTTCTGAGCCCCTTTCAAGCTACTGTGTTTTTTTGCTGTCACTCCAATTTTGTCTTACCATTAACTAAAATGTATGTTGTTTAACTATAGCTACAAATGCATTCAAAAATCTTGATGGTTTCATTACTTTGTAcgatcaaaacatgggtcagaATTAGACTTCAATTTTCATTATTCCTCTCTTGGAAATAACGTGTTAAGAGTCAAAGGTTTGAATAACAGCTTTTTTACAACAGTTTTGAAAAATGGttggtttaaatttatttgaatatacatttcatttttaatgaaaacattgttttgagaaaatctataatttatacttaTTTTAAAACCGGCTTTCATAAATTTGTAACCGCAAAAACTTGAACATTTTTAGTGCTGTTCTTGTGTCAAGAAATGCATTTCAAGAAATACCcgctttcttttcttcatcatttGTTCGGGAGGTGACCAATGAAGTTGCTATGGATGATGATTCTTGTGTTTCGGCCACTGTCATGAAGGATATATATCGTTAATCATTGTTCGGTATCGGTTCCTTTTTCCTCTTACATGTATTTTTACGAGTAATCACAACATTATGTGCTGGAACTGCAAAGGTGCAGGGAAACAGGATTTCAAGACTATATATTATTGGTGAACTAGGGAGAAGATGCAAACCTCATTTT includes:
- the LOC7463481 gene encoding probable U3 small nucleolar RNA-associated protein 7 isoform X1, producing the protein MGAKQENGDPEDILPPPEQELSHELDMKVKKYLRGEGADLEVLKDKKLKGQLYDRENLYGKSAKAAAKTEKWLLPSEGGYLEAEGIEKTWRIKQDTIGREVDISSAKNQYDIVLPGSYFGPYTLDFTSSGRYMAAAGRKGHLAVVDMKNMSLIKEMQVRETVRDVVFLHNELFFAAAQKKYPYIYNRDGVELHCLKEHGAVTRLQFLKNHFLLASINKFGQLRYQDVTMGEMISNFRTGLGRTDVMQANPFNGVVALGHSGGTVSMWKPTSAVPLVKMLCHPGPITAMAFHPDGHLMATSGKEKKIKIWDVRKFEVLQTIRGHAKTLDFSQKGLLAAGTGSFVQVFGDFSGSRNYSRHMGHSIVKGYQIGKVAFRPYEDVLGIGHSTGWSSILIPGSGEPNFDTWLANPFETTKQRREKEIHSLLDKLPPETIMLDPSKIGTVKSAKKKEKPTKKEMEADMEAAVEAAKGTAIKNKTKGKNKPSKIAVKKKEIVVRAKKPFLDQQMKEEENVAKKKQKISEEISLPTALQRFARKKATA
- the LOC7463481 gene encoding probable U3 small nucleolar RNA-associated protein 7 isoform X2 encodes the protein MGAKQENGDPEDILPPPEQELSHELDMKVKKYLRGEGADLEVLKDKKLKGQLYDRENLYGKSAKAAAKTEKWLLPSEGGYLEAEGIEKTWRIKQDTIGREVDISSAKNQYDIVLPDFGPYTLDFTSSGRYMAAAGRKGHLAVVDMKNMSLIKEMQVRETVRDVVFLHNELFFAAAQKKYPYIYNRDGVELHCLKEHGAVTRLQFLKNHFLLASINKFGQLRYQDVTMGEMISNFRTGLGRTDVMQANPFNGVVALGHSGGTVSMWKPTSAVPLVKMLCHPGPITAMAFHPDGHLMATSGKEKKIKIWDVRKFEVLQTIRGHAKTLDFSQKGLLAAGTGSFVQVFGDFSGSRNYSRHMGHSIVKGYQIGKVAFRPYEDVLGIGHSTGWSSILIPGSGEPNFDTWLANPFETTKQRREKEIHSLLDKLPPETIMLDPSKIGTVKSAKKKEKPTKKEMEADMEAAVEAAKGTAIKNKTKGKNKPSKIAVKKKEIVVRAKKPFLDQQMKEEENVAKKKQKISEEISLPTALQRFARKKATA